Below is a window of Leishmania major strain Friedlin complete genome, chromosome 29 DNA.
TTTCCCTTTCTCACTCAGGTCGAGATTTTTTTTGCGTTTTCCTTTCTTCGTGCAGCCTAATActtctttcccttttttctgTGGATTTTACTTTCCGTGCCCCCTGAAGCACAACTGGTTGGGTGCGTGCTCTCTGTCTTTTGGTAAAATTCGTCCTATTTCGGCGTACGGTTTGgacatatacatacatacatacatatatatatatatactaGTCGatttcattttttttttgctgcaCGAACTTGTTTTCTGGAGCCAGAGGCACGATGAAGGCGGTGCACCTCCGTCACTACAGGGGCCAAGAAGCCGAGGAGCGCTATAAACTCGCAACCCCTCGCAACCTGATCTTGCAACGCATGCCGACAGTTGACAGCGGCGACCCGGTGGCCAAGGCGGAGGCGATCCGAAACTACGTTCACAACACAATGGAACTGTTCGAGAAGGTTTTCGACTGCCTTGCATATGAGGAGTCCTTCCTTGTGCCGCCCATTCACAAACTTCGCCATCCCATGATCTTCTACTACGGCCACACCGCATGCTTCTATATTAATAAACTCCGCGTGGCTGGCCTAACGGAGCGGATCAACCCGAGGCTCGAGAATATGTGTGCTATCGGCGTCGATGAAATGAGCTGGGATGATTTGAACGAGGCGCACTACTCCTGGCCTAGCGTGGAGACGGTGTGCGAGTACCGTCGCCAGGTGCGCGACCGCATTGACCAGCTCATGCTGAGCGGCAAGTTTCCCCTCAAGATGCCGCTGACACTGGCAAACAGCACCGATAATGACGCTAACGCCTTCTGGTGGGTGATGCTGATGTGTGCCGAGCACGAGCGCATTCACTTAGAGACCGTCTCCGTGCACGTCCGAGAGCTGCCAATGAAATACATTTCTACGGTCATGTCTGACGTttggcagcgctgccccgACGCGGGCACTCGAGCTCCAATTAACGACCTCGTGCCCATCGCTGGCGGCAAAGTACAGATGGGCCGCATGCCGAACTCGCGTGTGTACGGCTGGGACTGCGACTACGCGAATGGATGCAATATAGTGGAGGTGGCGCCGTTCAAAACGAGCAAGTTTATCGTCTCCAACGCCGAGTTCTTCACGTTTATGAAGGCAGACGGGTACAGTGTGCAGCGGTACTGGGACGAAGAGGGCTGGAAGTGGGTGCAGTGGAAGAAACCGGAGCACCCGTGGTTCTGGGTGCGTGACGAGACCCGCCCGAGCGGCTTCGCGCTGCGTCTTCAGACGCAGCTGATCGATCTGCCGTGGGACTGGCCATGCGAGCTCAACAACCTCGAGGCTCACGCCTTCTGCTCCTTCAAGAGCGAGCAGCTGGGCAAGAGGATTCGCATGCTGACCGAGGAGGAGTGGATGCTGTTGTTTGACCGGTACATTGGAAAAGACCAGCCGGATTGGGGTGAGAAGGCGCCTGGAAACATCAACCTCGAGCACTACCAGAGCAGCTGTCCCGTCAGCAAGTTCAAGCACGGCGACCTGTATGACGTGATCGGCAACGTGTGGCAGCATTGCGAGACCCGTGTCCACCCCTACCCCGGCTATCGGGCTCATCCCTTTTATGATGACTTCTCTCTCCCGACATTCGATGGCCAGCACGCGTGCATGAAGGGTGGCACGTGGGCGAGCACTGGCAATATGGCCACCCGCGACGCCCGCTTTGCTTTTCGCCGCCACTTCTTCCAGTACATTGGCTTGCGCTACGTGGAGGGACCTGATGTACTTGAGCCGCAGAGCAAGTGCAGTTGTCTTGGTCTCGATCCTGAGGTGGATGCCATCACCGACACCTGTTTCCGCGACTCTTTCCAGGGCTTGCCAAACGGCTGTGTTGCGATCGCCGAGTATGCCAGGAGGATGTTCGCGGAACATGCCACGGTGCCAGCGGAGAGAGCGATGGA
It encodes the following:
- a CDS encoding conserved hypothetical protein (previous protein_id=AAZ09550.1): MKAVHLRHYRGQEAEERYKLATPRNLILQRMPTVDSGDPVAKAEAIRNYVHNTMELFEKVFDCLAYEESFLVPPIHKLRHPMIFYYGHTACFYINKLRVAGLTERINPRLENMCAIGVDEMSWDDLNEAHYSWPSVETVCEYRRQVRDRIDQLMLSGKFPLKMPLTLANSTDNDANAFWWVMLMCAEHERIHLETVSVHVRELPMKYISTVMSDVWQRCPDAGTRAPINDLVPIAGGKVQMGRMPNSRVYGWDCDYANGCNIVEVAPFKTSKFIVSNAEFFTFMKADGYSVQRYWDEEGWKWVQWKKPEHPWFWVRDETRPSGFALRLQTQLIDLPWDWPCELNNLEAHAFCSFKSEQLGKRIRMLTEEEWMLLFDRYIGKDQPDWGEKAPGNINLEHYQSSCPVSKFKHGDLYDVIGNVWQHCETRVHPYPGYRAHPFYDDFSLPTFDGQHACMKGGTWASTGNMATRDARFAFRRHFFQYIGLRYVEGPDVLEPQSKCSCLGLDPEVDAITDTCFRDSFQGLPNGCVAIAEYARRMFAEHATVPAERAMDIACGGGRVAFELTTFFQQVLGVDYTARRLMPCFALRERGECQYSVPNSANGERTAHTVKSENFQWEPTLKRATFFQSDPTNLHAHLSDLSLVVCWNCLERSYQPSAIPAHLLSRVAKGGLLVIGGDYNWDNIKKNAEDADKQDNTYLTDPLITFKGNYQTEIFHLLGGSDAVEQVGEVVSIPVAFPKTEDTADIRVMELATYRKK